The Geothrix sp. genome window below encodes:
- a CDS encoding ABC transporter ATP-binding protein, with translation MSEQGAFFQSDRVDQRPMRHALLWRLAGYLRPQWAALLALLILMALGAFLEVLPSELTLRLINRFMGQGSLKGAAPMVAGFFGVLIAGFLVSFARYFLLAKVGQKAMLDLRVQLFAHLMGRSTEFFHRNPVGRLMTRVTSDVQNLNEMFASGFVAIVGDALSLLAIVAWMFWTHPGMALVALGILPFLLVATEVFRRRAGEAFRETQRRYAAINAFLQEQISGMGLVQVNAQEAHSRQQFRDLNEDYFQAFLRTIFAYAVFFPVVEFITSGTLAALIFYAGFKLQAGAITWGLLLAFIQQSSRFFRPIRELAERYNVMQTALASSERIFRLLDNREEIPEAPGAKPAVFAGEIRFDEVTFAYEEGGRKVVRGLSGLIPKGKRIAVVGHTGAGKSTLINLLMRFYDVHEGRITVDGVDVRELKIRSLRDLFGLVLQDVFVFSGTLRDNIVLDRPMDEARLTSVLEQSQLKDLVGRLPQGLDTQVGERGQKLSAGERQLLAFARMLYLEPAVLLLDEATANIDSETEAKIQTVIERVSHRLTTFTIAHRLSTIRDADEIWVMDQGALVERGTHDDLISQDGVYAKLVRLQFADGEAA, from the coding sequence ATGTCCGAACAGGGAGCTTTCTTCCAATCCGACCGGGTCGACCAGCGCCCCATGCGCCATGCCCTGCTGTGGCGGCTCGCCGGCTACCTCCGTCCCCAGTGGGCGGCGCTTCTGGCCCTCCTGATCCTGATGGCCCTCGGCGCCTTCCTCGAGGTGCTGCCCTCGGAACTCACCCTGCGCCTCATCAACCGCTTCATGGGCCAGGGCAGCCTGAAGGGTGCCGCGCCCATGGTGGCGGGCTTCTTCGGCGTGCTCATCGCGGGCTTCCTCGTCAGCTTCGCCCGCTACTTCCTCCTGGCCAAGGTCGGCCAGAAGGCCATGCTCGACCTCCGCGTCCAGCTCTTCGCGCACCTCATGGGCCGCAGTACGGAGTTCTTCCACCGGAATCCCGTGGGCCGTCTCATGACCCGCGTCACCAGCGATGTCCAGAACCTGAATGAAATGTTCGCCTCGGGCTTCGTGGCCATCGTGGGGGATGCGCTCTCCCTGCTGGCCATCGTGGCCTGGATGTTCTGGACCCACCCCGGCATGGCCCTGGTGGCGCTGGGCATCCTGCCCTTCCTGCTGGTGGCGACGGAGGTCTTCCGCCGCCGGGCGGGCGAGGCCTTCCGCGAAACCCAGCGGCGCTACGCCGCCATCAACGCCTTCCTCCAGGAGCAGATCTCGGGCATGGGCCTCGTGCAGGTCAACGCCCAGGAAGCGCACAGCCGCCAGCAGTTCCGCGACCTCAACGAGGACTACTTCCAGGCCTTCCTGCGCACGATCTTCGCCTACGCCGTGTTCTTTCCCGTCGTCGAGTTCATCACCTCCGGCACCTTGGCGGCGCTCATCTTCTACGCGGGCTTCAAGCTCCAGGCCGGGGCCATCACCTGGGGCCTGCTGCTGGCCTTCATCCAGCAGTCCAGCCGCTTCTTCCGGCCCATCCGTGAACTGGCGGAACGGTACAATGTGATGCAGACCGCCCTGGCTTCCAGCGAACGCATCTTCCGGCTGTTGGACAACCGCGAGGAGATCCCCGAAGCGCCGGGGGCCAAGCCCGCCGTCTTCGCCGGGGAGATCCGGTTCGACGAGGTGACCTTCGCCTACGAGGAAGGCGGCCGGAAGGTCGTGCGCGGCCTCAGCGGCCTCATCCCCAAGGGCAAGCGCATCGCCGTGGTGGGCCACACCGGGGCCGGCAAGAGCACCCTCATCAACCTGCTGATGCGCTTCTACGATGTGCACGAGGGCCGGATCACCGTGGATGGCGTGGATGTGCGGGAGCTCAAGATCCGCAGCCTGCGCGACCTCTTCGGCCTGGTGCTCCAGGATGTCTTCGTCTTCTCCGGCACCCTGCGCGACAACATCGTGCTGGATCGGCCCATGGACGAGGCCCGCCTGACCTCTGTCCTGGAGCAGAGCCAGCTCAAGGACCTGGTGGGCCGCCTGCCCCAGGGCCTGGACACCCAGGTGGGCGAGCGTGGGCAGAAGCTCAGCGCCGGGGAGCGGCAGCTGCTGGCCTTCGCCCGCATGCTCTACCTGGAGCCCGCCGTCCTGCTGCTGGACGAGGCCACCGCCAACATCGATTCCGAGACCGAGGCCAAGATCCAGACCGTCATTGAGCGCGTGAGCCACCGCCTCACCACCTTCACCATCGCCCACCGCCTGTCCACCATCCGCGACGCCGATGAGATCTGGGTCATGGATCAGGGTGCCCTCGTCGAGCGCGGCACCCACGACGACCTCATCAGCCAGGATGGCGTCTACGCCAAGTTGGTGCGGCTGCAGTTCGCGGACGGCGAAGCGGCCTAG
- a CDS encoding shikimate kinase: MLSLPPLYPITDATRSESLSAQIRRLGEAGFPLVQFRGKPLEAKEQWIELHATLTEAAANGGWPMVCVNDRADLAMLAAREDLAPWGLHLGQGDLPAAEARRLPGLAGAHLGASTHEAGEWKAVDAACDHAGVGPFRGTRTKAGHAAPIGLEGLRAGCAALRAQGLAPVAIGGLTLADAATCFEAGAESLAMVGEVHRTDDPAALGWEIQRQRWRVRPPFRCGQGLAIIGGSGAGKTTLGRELAERLALPFHDLDEAIEAREGRPVAEIFSADGEPAFRALESALLPGLLAVQAVVALGGGAWESPANRAAVQAAGFAPLWLAEAPARAWARAGQDPNRPLAQDRAAFMARWAARMPAWSLAPMALAFGHSSRELASALLDW; the protein is encoded by the coding sequence ATGCTCTCCTTGCCGCCCCTCTATCCGATCACCGACGCCACGCGCAGCGAATCGCTGTCCGCGCAGATCCGACGGCTGGGCGAGGCCGGCTTCCCGTTGGTGCAGTTCCGGGGCAAACCGCTCGAGGCGAAGGAGCAATGGATCGAATTGCACGCCACCCTGACGGAAGCCGCGGCGAATGGCGGCTGGCCCATGGTCTGCGTGAACGATCGGGCGGACTTGGCCATGCTGGCGGCTCGGGAGGATCTGGCGCCCTGGGGTCTGCACCTGGGCCAGGGCGACCTGCCTGCCGCCGAAGCCAGGCGGCTGCCCGGCCTGGCTGGAGCCCATCTGGGCGCCTCCACCCATGAGGCCGGTGAATGGAAAGCCGTGGATGCCGCCTGCGACCACGCCGGAGTGGGACCCTTCCGCGGCACGCGCACCAAGGCCGGCCACGCCGCGCCCATCGGGCTGGAGGGACTGCGGGCCGGCTGTGCCGCGCTGCGGGCCCAGGGCCTCGCGCCCGTGGCCATCGGAGGCCTGACGCTCGCGGATGCCGCCACCTGCTTCGAGGCCGGGGCCGAGTCCCTGGCCATGGTGGGCGAAGTCCACCGAACAGACGACCCCGCGGCCCTGGGCTGGGAGATCCAGCGGCAGCGCTGGCGGGTGCGCCCGCCGTTTCGGTGCGGCCAGGGCCTCGCGATCATCGGCGGCAGCGGGGCCGGCAAAACCACCCTGGGTCGCGAGTTGGCTGAGCGCCTGGCCCTGCCCTTCCACGACCTGGACGAGGCCATCGAGGCCCGCGAGGGGCGCCCGGTGGCCGAGATCTTCTCCGCCGACGGCGAGCCCGCCTTCAGGGCGCTGGAGTCGGCCCTGCTCCCGGGCCTGCTGGCCGTGCAGGCCGTGGTGGCCCTGGGGGGCGGGGCCTGGGAATCCCCCGCCAACCGGGCGGCGGTGCAGGCCGCCGGCTTCGCCCCCCTCTGGCTGGCGGAAGCGCCCGCCCGGGCCTGGGCACGAGCCGGCCAGGACCCCAACCGCCCCCTGGCCCAGGACCGGGCCGCCTTCATGGCCCGGTGGGCCGCCCGGATGCCCGCCTGGTCGCTGGCGCCGATGGCCCTCGCCTTTGGTCACAGTTCCCGGGAGCTGGCCTCGGCCTTGCTAGACTGGTGA
- a CDS encoding metallophosphoesterase family protein has translation MDLILSDLHSNLHALRAVLRFARRRAIHRFVLLGDLVGYGAHPNQLLDKVRELRPRFMVRGNHDKVCAGLEPDSSFSLPARQAADWTREKLRQDNWRFLVDLPVGPLWVGEDYQIAHGSPVDEDAYLLHMREISQAFDAFEGQLCFFGHTHLPGCFELDEVQGRLNWISPEPGEWFELQAHCRYLVNPGSVGQPRDRDPRVSFMTFDPKRRRLRLHRLDYDVKGAAKAILAAGLHRNLADRLGQGI, from the coding sequence TTGGATCTGATCCTGTCCGATCTGCACTCGAACCTGCATGCCCTCCGGGCCGTGCTGCGGTTCGCGCGGCGGCGGGCCATCCACCGTTTCGTCCTGCTGGGCGACCTGGTGGGCTATGGCGCCCACCCCAACCAGCTGCTGGACAAGGTGCGGGAGCTGCGGCCCCGCTTCATGGTGCGAGGCAACCACGACAAGGTCTGCGCGGGCCTGGAGCCCGATTCCAGCTTCAGTCTGCCCGCCCGGCAGGCCGCGGACTGGACCCGGGAGAAGCTGCGGCAGGACAACTGGCGCTTTCTGGTGGACCTGCCAGTGGGTCCCCTCTGGGTGGGCGAGGACTACCAGATCGCCCATGGATCGCCCGTGGATGAAGATGCCTATCTTCTCCACATGCGCGAAATCAGCCAGGCTTTCGATGCCTTCGAGGGCCAGCTCTGCTTCTTCGGCCACACCCACCTGCCCGGCTGCTTCGAACTGGACGAGGTCCAGGGCCGCCTGAACTGGATCAGCCCCGAGCCCGGGGAATGGTTCGAGCTGCAGGCGCATTGCCGGTACCTGGTGAACCCGGGCTCCGTGGGCCAGCCCCGGGACCGCGATCCCCGCGTGTCCTTCATGACCTTCGACCCCAAGCGCCGCCGTCTGCGCCTGCACCGCCTCGACTACGATGTGAAGGGCGCAGCCAAGGCCATCCTGGCCGCGGGGCTGCACCGCAACCTGGCAGACCGGCTGGGCCAAGGCATTTGA